Genomic window (Zingiber officinale cultivar Zhangliang chromosome 2B, Zo_v1.1, whole genome shotgun sequence):
TTCCTAGTCAATTTTATGATAAACTAAGCTTAATGCCAAGAACATATCCTTGTGTTCAAAACTCAAACCCTATCCATATCCATCCAAAGTCAGTATGAGCAAATGAGAATTCTGTATGTGTATACTAATTTTACTATAGTTTGTATCATACATTAGCTTATTAGTCAAATTCCAGTGGAAATATGAGAAAGGGAAAAAAATCCAGGGAAAAAAGATGGCACTGTTATAAGCTTGTATACCTAAGATTTTATCTCACAACATTCCTTGAGGAGATTATTCATTTCTTGCCTATGATCCTTCTTccagaaaataattgctaatgtTTCACCACCATTTTTTTTCCTGATGGGTTAACATTATTACTTAGGCCCCTAAGATGAATCTACTTCCCTAACATGCATAGCTTACACAGATCCTGTTCCTGATGTTTGAGATCTTTACTATTCTTTGTAGGAGTCTAAAATTGCATTTCCTGCACATGGCTGGTTATGACGGTGAGAAGGATTATTCGTGGATAGAGAAAGTGAGATCTGGAGGTGCAGTTCCATATCTTGAACCAGAAAATTGTTCAAATGGTTGGGCGACTCCTACAAGTGATAATTTCATGGTTAGAGGTCCCAATTATCTCTCAGACAAGATAAAAATACGCGGTGGTGATTACTTACTAGAGCCTCTTGGATTTGATTGGATAAAAGGTCCTGCAAAAGTTAGTGAAATACTTAGAAATGCAAATCACCGTGTCAGGAGAGCTGTTGATGATGAAATTGAAAGAGGTAATAGACCTTTTGTTTGGGCCTTTAATCTACAACTTCCAACCAAGGATAATTATAGCGCAGTTATGTACTTTGTAGCCCTTGAACCTATCCAAGATGGAACTCTTATGGATAAGTTTTTGAAAGGCGATGACAGCTTCCGTAATTCTAGGCTTAAACTGATAGCTAATATTGTTCAGGGTCCATGGATAGTGAGAACAGCTGTTGGCGAGCAGGCTATATGTATTCTAGGGAGAGCTCTTTCCTGCAAGTACACATCAGGGTTGAATTACATGGAGGTAGATGTGGATATTGGATCTTCAATTATTGCAAATGCAATTGTGCATTTGGCATTTAGTTATGTAACAACTTTGACAGTGGACTTAGCATTTCTTATCGAGAGCCAGACTGAAGAGGAACTTCCGGAGCAAATTCTTGGGGCTGTAAGGTTCTCAAATCTAAACCCAGTTTCAGCTGGCATCTGTGATCTAACATCTGATGTGGATGCTGTAAGCCTCCCACCCTTGCTTCCCACAAGATTGTGGAGATCAATTGGATTTGGTTTTACTAGCCTGCCGTCACAGGGGAGCTTAGAACCTTATGCCAACGGAAATCTTCATGGAGAAGATGATGCAAAGAAGGATGAAAATTGGTATATattattaaactttattttacactgcttttttttttttttaaaaaaaaatccttttctctTATCTATTATGTTTCTTGTAAGCATGACACAGTTACATTACTCCTAATGATCACAATATTTGAATTTCAATCTTTTTTATGGAAGTTTTTCTATATTACAAGTGCCTTGTTCGATCTCATAAGAAAAAAGCATCCTTCTGTGGTTGCATAGACCTAAGATAATATGAAAAATCCTTAGTCTTAAACAAATAGCTTAAGATTCATGCTTATGCTTGTGGGATTCTTGTCTAGTTACTAGAATTAATCTACTACATGTTCAATTTTTCATTCATTCTCGAGACTGACATTACATTGTTATCATTGTTTCTCATCTCGACTTCAAAATGATAACACTGTAATGTCAGTTTCAAGGATGAATGAAAAATTGATCATGCAAGATTAAGTCTAGTGACTCGCCTGACCCACACTTGTCTTGAATATTCCAAGTTCATCTGACTGATTTGACCAATCACTCAATCCAATTGATTGACTTGGATAGCTTGACCCATCTAACACAACTCATCTAGCTGGTCCTTTCAGCCAGTTTAGCTCAACTACCCCTTTCAACCTGTTTGGCTTGACTACCCCTTTCGGTCGATTTGGCTTGGCTACCCCATTCAATGACTATCCCTTTTGACCTATTTGGTTAAAATATCCCTTCAGACTATTTGGCTTGATTACCCCTTTTGGCTTATTTGGCTCGGCTACTCCTTTGGCATGACTTTCTTGTTCGATTAACTGGCTCAACCAACCTAGTTAACCTATTCAGCTCGACTAACCCAATTAGCTTTTTTAACCCATTCGGACTAGCCTGCCAAATCAACTTACTTGACCTGTTTTGTTCAACGAACTTGACTAGCTAGTTTGACCTAGTTAGCTCGCTTAATCCGAACCTCCCAACTTAGTTCATCTAGCCCACCGACTATCCTCCCAATTGGTAATGCCAGATAGCTTGACTCATGCAAATGAAGGAATAACTATATGAATAGGGATCACAATTTTATGAGGTAGTAGTTTAAATTAGTTTTTTCAATCAAACATGGAAATGTTTCTCATAAGAATTAGTAGAATAATTATTCATTTGAACAACCCAAGTTTCAGTCTCAGTGGAGCAGGACCTACAAATAGTTTCAACCACCAAATTTCAATGCATTGACAACATCAACATCCTCTTTGATCTCTGTTTGATGTGTACCTTAACATAACTAACTAGATGCATTTTTACTTGCAGAAATCCCAAATGCATTATATAGTTCAAGACAACTTTGTGTTTGTTCTCGGGCTTCAAATATTACGACGGATGATAGACTAACCTCCATTGATGGCTATCTATTGAACTACCTTGATGGTGCCCTGCTTCAATTTTTATCGAAGAAAGGGTGAAAGAAAAATATCTATGTTTACTTTTGCAGGCTCTCAACTTGCTGCATCAACACCGTTATCATTGGAAAGATTATAATCTtcaaggagagagagagaggccaTTTATAAAGATTATTTGTGTATTTGTTCCAGACTTGTACATTGAAACATTTCTTTCAGTGATCCAGTTACTAAATTATGTCACTATGCTCACTGTCATTTCGGATGAATCCTGAATCACTCGCTTTCTATGATGTTGCAGTTGCTAATAAATACCATTGGTCTGTATGTCAACCCGGCACTAGGGTTTTAAAATCATGGTGGCAGCAGTATCATCACTTTGCTGAAGCCCAAGTTGACCTGACATGAAACAAATACTGGCTGCTAATATGCAAAGACAACAACAGTGATATATATCATCTGAAAAGTATCAACTGCAAGATCTCACCAATTCTCAAGatgaattttcttttcttttctaggTTCTCTTTGAAGCCTAGAGTAGAACATGCATAGATACAAATGTCGCTGAAATTGAATAATAACTTTTTACAAGCATTTGTTCTCATAGGTTTATAGTTTTCTATCATCTGCTGCAATGCTCCTCAATGTCAGCAGACACATCTACATCTGTAGTTGTTTGCACAACTGATGATACTATCGGTCGCTTTGATACGACAAAGTTTCCTGCAAGATCTTCATAGCAATGTAACTTTTCATCCTTGTAGAACACAATTCCACAGGAGTCTGAACTGTCTGCCCGCATGTCGACCCCCATGTACCCGAGGTGATCCGTGATGCTGTTCCCAGTTACAGACCTTCGATGGGAAAGATGAATGGAGCATGCATCAGCCAAGAAATCAAATTGAACCAAGATGGCAATATCAAAATAGTAGTATTGCATACCTGCTGCAGGAAGGATCTTCGCCAGATTCATCACAAATCTTCTCAACCATAGAAACAAAAGTACTACTCACTCTGCTGTTATGGATCCATACCTGATAAAAATTCACAAAACATGAATTGAAATGTAGGTCAAAGTATGTTGTTAGTCATAACACATTTCTCGTATCAACATTGGAAAGGAAATGAAGAACTACTCATTTGAACTGCTTACCTCTCTTGGAAAGTGATGGTATGTCTTATGGGGAAAGTAAGAATAGAATGGAGGTAAATGTGGCACAATATCATGCCCATTGGTAACGCGAATTGTGTGGTATACATGTTTGCTGAAATATGAAGCAAAAGCAGCATTGCCAACCCGAGGTTGTCCGAATGTCATAAGTTGAACATTGTGTATTCCAAAATTAATCTATGAGAAAGATACCTCTTCTTAGAACAAAACCATTTAAAAGACATCTgtatatatataatgaaatagAAATCAAACtaccaaaaaaatattttaacagtgCCAGAAAATGTGAAAGAAAAACATTgcttcaaggtttaaaatttcatacactcgaaagattttaaaattcttaCACTCCTTCAAGGCTTAAAATTTCATAGTCTTACATCTAAAATTCAGTACACCTCTTCAATGTTTACAATTTCATACACTccttcaaggtttaaaattttgttcCAAGATGGAGTTTCAGTCTAACTGAAATTAAATAGTACTGGTGTAGAGTTAGTGTTCCAACACGTGTTGCCTGTGGCACCAATGAGGATGAAAAGACATGAGACTGGAATTGAGGAGGATaaaaagaagaaatacaagaggaagaagaggtggcTTACAATTTACCTCATTGAAACAATGTATCATGCACCAAAATAAAGAGCCCAAAACAAAGGGCTAGAACCCTAGCACACAAAGCCCTCTCTACCAATCATCTTGCAAATAGAAGTCTAGTGGAGGCTTAAAAAACTAAGAGTGATGCTCGCCCTTCTTAATTATGCACTGTGTCTTCCATCACAACTCCAAGATGCTTACCCTTCTCCTCAATTCTGCGCTGTGTCTCCCATCACAACTCCAATGGTCATAAGTTGATTTGCATATCATCTTGTGGTAATATTTAAAACTTGAAATACTCAACTTGGGTTGTCTCAAAGCTACACATGGGATAGATATGTGATTTTCACCAGGCAAGCTAATTTGTAACGCAATTTGTGCTATGAAAAATGGCATAGAAGACATTTCATTGCAAATTAACTTGCAGCAAGATTTATGACCAAAAATGTCTTTTTACACCTGACAGTACAAAATGGATGTCTTAAACTAGTTTACACctgaaaattttattatttttatagtgCAAATCAGTTTGCAACTATtatggagaaaaaaaataaatctatggTGCTTTTTGGTAAGGGTGTGTTTTGTTAAATACTAACTATGAAGGGTGGTTTTTGGTGAAATGCTGAATGTAATATTTAATAGGAGAGTGAACTAAATGCAACAGTAGTACAGTATAGAATAATAAATGCATAAAACCATACAAGAAATGTAGGAACTTACAGCCAGATCAAGCGCACAGAATGAAGCAATAGCCCCTCCCATTGAATGCCCAGTAGCGATGACAGGAATATCTCCATATAATTCCTTAGCCCTTTGAACTGCGCTAACAATGCCAGGACGAAGGGTTGTGTTATGGTAAGCAGCATAAAAACCATGGTGCACCTTTAGTTACACAAAAATTATACAATTAGAAATTATTAGAAGACATTTACAAGTAGAAACTTTACAAGTCTTCCTTATTCTTTGACACAAAATCTAAATTATCTTAGAATACCATAGCATCAGGCATGTCTGGATAATTAAGATCTAGCTGTTTCCACAGGAGGTCTTCAATCCAGTTGCGAATGCTAGCATAGTAATAAAATTCCGTCAAATTACAAGGGAATTCAGAAGTAAAATACACTTGATATGACAAACAGCTTGActatgcaagaaaaaaaataagaatctCAGAAGGTAGAACTCGAGTCTCTTCAAGAaagccaaaaaaaataaaaaaatcatgacTAAGTTAATGGAAACATAGTAAGAAAAAAGGTCGGCTAACAAAAGACAAAAACAAAAAATCTGGAGCAGTGAACAACTCAAACTGCTCTCTCATTACAGTCAAATCACAGATTCAGTAATTACAGAAGATAATTTTGGTTCATAACCTGCTTCAGTCAATTAAGATGAATGTTCAAGCTAAACTAAATCCACATTACAGATAAGTAGAAAGAAAAATCCCAAAGTCAGAAATCTTCTAGGGATCTAGCATTTCAGCTTAAAGTGATAGTTAAGTAATAAACTTTTTGTGCATCATCCTAATAGCATCATTTTAATACGATGGCATACATAATTAACAAGTTTCTCAAGCAGGAAAAAGAAAGATATCCATTTTCTGGACCAAGTTCACCTATAACTGATTTGTAAGTAATTTAAAAAACAATAATTTCCTAAATACCTGAGCTTTTGAGTTCCTCTGAATGCAATTATAATAGCATTGAGACCGTGATCAATACCAACAAATGACTGTTCATAGTCATCAATATGGTAAGTTCATGCATGGAATGAAAGGGATGAAATTAGTTATCAATCAGAGTAATGTAGAAAGAACACACCTGCAGACAATTCTGAATATCAACAATCAGTTCTATAACCTGAAAACCCTGTTATAGATTTCTTGTTAGTTTCACCAGTTATTTGtggtaaaaaaaaaacttttagaaaACTCTAATAACTGCAGATCTAAGCTATTCATGGTTCCCAAATACTAtcaaataaacaaaattaaaattatcaaaaaaaaaaaaaaaactacaaacCTCAGTCAAATCTTTACATCTGGAGCAAGTCCATGTAATTAATGCATTTGAATCTGACAATTGCACCTGCAGGTGTTATTCCTTTTTAACAATGCAATAAACGATAAGGTGGGTAGGCATATCTGAAAATTTGTGGTTCACTGATAAGCATCAATCAATAGAAGTTAAATGAAAAGTTTATTAACAAAGTAAGAAACTAAATGTTCTGAaccatagtttgcaaaatcgcgatccggatcgtaggattgtacgattctacgatccggaaacccaaaatcgatccaggatcgtgcagaatcgagttttgcagtaggatcgcaacaggatcggtaggatcggaacagaatcagtaggatcggagcagaatcggagcaggatcggtggaagctttaagaggtcataacttttgattcggattGAACCAtggggcctataatatatcaaattaaagctcgttcagatatctttaataaatttcaaggtttatccttaaccaccttatttcaaatccaaaaaatatcatttaaatccttttcagaTGTCTAggagattttatctttttttcatcttattagggttttaaattatttaaacatatgtttaattatttttgagttagttttttatcaataatattctgtcatttcttTTTCCCAAAATAATGAGTTTTTGGATACCTATTATGTAGTATTGTGTGACATCAActagtctttagaagattatttccaaCGTTCATATTTGAATaaaggattcaatagcttctTAGGTGCTTTGTTGGCCtgta
Coding sequences:
- the LOC122047281 gene encoding lipase-like isoform X1; the encoded protein is MDRSRFLALLILMFVLPSCRGREFRIGQHDNSDVYNHTLATILVEYASAVQLSDSNALITWTCSRCKDLTEGFQVIELIVDIQNCLQSFVGIDHGLNAIIIAFRGTQKLSIRNWIEDLLWKQLDLNYPDMPDAMVHHGFYAAYHNTTLRPGIVSAVQRAKELYGDIPVIATGHSMGGAIASFCALDLAINFGIHNVQLMTFGQPRVGNAAFASYFSKHVYHTIRVTNGHDIVPHLPPFYSYFPHKTYHHFPREVWIHNSRVSSTFVSMVEKICDESGEDPSCSRSVTGNSITDHLGYMGVDMRADSSDSCGIVFYKDEKLHCYEDLAGNFVVSKRPIVSSVVQTTTDVDVSADIEEHCSR
- the LOC122047282 gene encoding protein ENHANCED DISEASE RESISTANCE 2-like, whose product is MAGYDGEKDYSWIEKVRSGGAVPYLEPENCSNGWATPTSDNFMVRGPNYLSDKIKIRGGDYLLEPLGFDWIKGPAKVSEILRNANHRVRRAVDDEIERGNRPFVWAFNLQLPTKDNYSAVMYFVALEPIQDGTLMDKFLKGDDSFRNSRLKLIANIVQGPWIVRTAVGEQAICILGRALSCKYTSGLNYMEVDVDIGSSIIANAIVHLAFSYVTTLTVDLAFLIESQTEEELPEQILGAVRFSNLNPVSAGICDLTSDVDAVSLPPLLPTRLWRSIGFGFTSLPSQGSLEPYANGNLHGEDDAKKDEN
- the LOC122047281 gene encoding lipase-like isoform X2; protein product: MRKLSRSREEFRIGQHDNSDVYNHTLATILVEYASAVQLSDSNALITWTCSRCKDLTEGFQVIELIVDIQNCLQSFVGIDHGLNAIIIAFRGTQKLSIRNWIEDLLWKQLDLNYPDMPDAMVHHGFYAAYHNTTLRPGIVSAVQRAKELYGDIPVIATGHSMGGAIASFCALDLAINFGIHNVQLMTFGQPRVGNAAFASYFSKHVYHTIRVTNGHDIVPHLPPFYSYFPHKTYHHFPREVWIHNSRVSSTFVSMVEKICDESGEDPSCSRSVTGNSITDHLGYMGVDMRADSSDSCGIVFYKDEKLHCYEDLAGNFVVSKRPIVSSVVQTTTDVDVSADIEEHCSR